One part of the Chitinophagales bacterium genome encodes these proteins:
- a CDS encoding AMP nucleosidase: MKTKKEIVDNWLPRYTGTALKDFGKYVLAVNFTRYVELFAEWNAVGIKGRDRNMMNATADGITIIKFGMGSANAATVTDLISAIEPKALLFLGKCGGLKKKNEIGDLILPIAAIRGEGTSNDYMPAEVPALPSFALQKAISTTIRDYRRDYWTGTVYTTNRRVWEYDEPFKEYLQQLRCMAIDMETATIFISAFKNKIPSGALLLVSDQPMVPEGVKTEESDKKVTEDHTELHLKIGIDSLKQLINKGDTVKHLRF; the protein is encoded by the coding sequence ATGAAAACAAAAAAGGAAATTGTGGACAATTGGTTGCCGCGATATACCGGCACGGCACTTAAAGATTTCGGGAAGTATGTTTTAGCTGTCAATTTCACTCGCTACGTGGAACTTTTTGCTGAATGGAATGCAGTAGGGATCAAAGGCAGGGACCGCAATATGATGAATGCTACTGCCGATGGCATCACCATTATTAAATTCGGGATGGGAAGCGCAAATGCCGCTACAGTTACGGATCTGATCTCCGCCATAGAACCCAAGGCACTGTTATTTCTTGGTAAATGCGGTGGCTTAAAAAAGAAAAATGAAATTGGTGATTTGATTTTACCTATCGCAGCCATTCGCGGAGAGGGCACATCTAATGATTATATGCCTGCAGAGGTTCCGGCGCTTCCATCGTTTGCGCTCCAGAAGGCAATTAGCACAACAATCCGGGATTACCGGCGTGATTACTGGACGGGAACCGTTTATACAACCAACCGCCGCGTATGGGAATATGACGAGCCGTTTAAAGAATATTTGCAACAACTGCGTTGCATGGCGATAGATATGGAAACCGCTACCATTTTTATCAGTGCCTTTAAAAATAAGATACCATCTGGTGCCTTGCTCCTGGTAAGCGATCAGCCAATGGTTCCGGAAGGAGTGAAGACGGAAGAGAGTGATAAAAAGGTTACAGAAGATCACACAGAGCTACACTTAAAAATAGGTATCGATTCGCTCAAGCAGCTGATCAATAAAGGGGATACTGTAAAGCATTTACGTTTTTAG
- the holA gene encoding DNA polymerase III subunit delta, whose translation MTLTHTAILTDLKNKIFHPIYLLEGEEPYYIDLISNYIENNILPESERAFNQTILYGKDTTAVEIRQRALNYPMFSNYQVLMVKEAQLLKKWEALENYVLKPVKSTILVICYKYENFDKRTRVGKAIRDNGVLMTTKKLFENQVPQWIHEFLKEKNYNIQPEAAALVVEYVGNELSKVSNELEKLMLNVSHKKDITAEDVETNIGISKEYNVFELNKALAIKDVTKANRIVYNLSANARANPFALTLGSLYSYFSKVYLLQQSGFKNDADIASLLRLSPYVIKEYKTAVKNFSAIKIQQIFSLLHDYDLRSKGVNDTGAKEGALLTELVFKILH comes from the coding sequence ATGACGCTTACGCATACCGCAATCCTCACTGATTTAAAAAATAAAATTTTTCACCCCATTTATCTTTTAGAAGGGGAGGAGCCTTATTATATTGATCTTATCAGTAACTATATAGAGAATAATATATTGCCTGAATCCGAGCGGGCTTTTAACCAGACCATATTGTACGGAAAGGACACAACGGCGGTAGAAATTCGGCAGAGGGCATTAAATTACCCCATGTTTTCAAATTACCAGGTATTGATGGTTAAGGAGGCACAATTACTGAAGAAATGGGAAGCTCTTGAAAATTACGTTTTGAAACCGGTAAAGTCGACTATCCTGGTGATCTGTTATAAGTATGAAAACTTTGACAAACGCACCAGGGTTGGCAAAGCTATCCGGGATAATGGGGTTCTGATGACCACTAAAAAGTTATTCGAAAACCAGGTGCCGCAGTGGATACATGAATTTCTTAAAGAAAAAAATTATAACATTCAGCCAGAGGCTGCGGCTCTTGTAGTTGAATATGTAGGCAATGAGTTGTCTAAGGTTTCAAATGAGCTGGAAAAACTGATGCTCAATGTATCTCATAAAAAAGACATTACTGCAGAGGATGTTGAAACAAATATTGGTATCAGTAAAGAGTATAATGTTTTCGAATTAAACAAGGCACTGGCAATAAAGGACGTTACAAAAGCAAACAGAATCGTATATAACCTGAGTGCTAACGCCCGTGCGAATCCTTTTGCACTCACCCTTGGTTCGCTTTACAGCTATTTTTCAAAAGTGTATTTATTACAGCAGTCAGGCTTTAAAAACGATGCAGATATTGCATCCTTACTTCGTCTTTCTCCATATGTAATTAAAGAATATAAAACAGCAGTAAAAAATTTTTCAGCAATAAAAATTCAGCAAATATTTTCATTGCTTCACGATTACGATTTACGTTCCAAGGGTGTGAATGATACGGGTGCAAAAGAGGGTGCACTGCTCACGGAACTTGTCTTTAAAATATTGCATTAA